ATCCTCGCCCGCGCGACCAAGGATTGGGCGGGCGTCAAGGACGGGTCCTGGATACTGGACCAGTTCTCCCTCGACGCGCACCTCGTCGAGCCGCCGGAGCTCTCCACCTTGTACGTGCGTGCCAAGATCGAGGCCCGGGAGCGCGGAATCAAGTGCATCTTCGAGTCCATGGCGGAGAACTTCATCCTCATGAGGCTGCTGTTGGGCGACAGGGATTATGGGCTCGTCTACGACGGCGCCAAGAACACGCTCTCGCTGCTCCCCCGCGTCCCCGGCGCCAACACGAATTACTTCATGGCCTGCCTCATGACGCCCACGGTCTTTCCTGTGCCCTTCGAACTCCTGGAGCGGCCCGCCGTCCTGCCACGCAAGGACGGCTCCTACGATCTGCTCAACGTGGGGTTCTTCTGGGAAAGGTACGATGGAGGGTGGCAGTGGAGCGGGAGGGGCATTCTCTTCCGGTGGTCGAGCCGTGGCCCTGCCGAGTGGACGAAGCAGGTGGCGCGTCTCAGCCCGCAGATCCGGCTTCCGCGTGAACACCCCGAGCGGCCGTTGCACGAAGCAGACGTGGTCTTCACTTTCAAAGGGAAGGTTTTCTGGGCCGACCTTCTCCATGGCGCCATTGTCTGCGACATGATCTCCGCCGGTACCAGGGACGACGACCACGTGGAGCTGGATCTCCCAGAGGAGTGCCAAGGGCGTGACTTCTGGAACAGCTGCCCCAACCCCAAGGAGCATCGGACCATGGGCCCAGTCAGGGACTCCATAAAgttcatctccatcgtcactgCCGACGGTGAGACCCCCCGTGACAACACGCGCCCTGCCGACGTCGTGCTGCGGAGCTGGACTCTGGCGCCGGATCTTCGCTCCTGGACGAGAGACGACGACATGGAGCTGCCCTTGACGCTGCTCCTGGAATCGGAAGCCTACAAGTGCCAGGGGCTGCCGGTCGCAGTGCCGCAGCACCCATATCTGAAGCCTGACGAGGAGGGTGTCCTCTACCTCTCGCTGGGAGATTACTACGTCGACAAGAGAAGAAGGCCACGACTATGCATGAAGGTTGAGTATCTGATCAGCATCGACATGCGCAGGAAGTCTCTCCTGTTCCACAGCCACATCAAAGATGGGTTCGCACCGCCCAAAGGAAAAATGAATCGTCTGCTATAGATGGTACTTTGAATCTGAATTTATTACTATACTATACTCCTATATGATGTTAATTTTTTTTTGCGACTGCTATATGATGTTATTTAAGCACGTCGTATTAGTGTATTTGGCAACCAAGTGATGATTCTAGTTATACTAGCATTCATCTGTAGCTCATCTTTTAAGTATTTGGCAACCAAGTGATAATTCTAATCTAGTTAGCAGAATTGTCAAGATGCAAACGATCGGTGGCCCATGGGTGGAGACATAACATGGTCCAAGACTTAATCTTAAGGGCTTGTGGGGAACACAAGATCATATCCTTCATCCTCCCCTTCGTCTCTCCTCCCAAGGGAAAAGGCGGCTAGGTTTTCTACCTCTCCTCGGCGGCGCCGCCGATTTGCCTCATATCCTGTGGACTTAGGGCCATAGGGGTGCGGTGGATTCCGGCCCTTGTCGACAAGAGGGCTCGTTTCTTAGATGTTTtttcgagttttgttagggtttgtgaacgaccctgaagatggaataagattctcccTACCTAGCCCCCGTCTCGGTGGTGCTTTTAGCATCGTCGGatggcgtgtggaggtgtgtctccagcgGGTCTTGCAATATTCAGTCGGTGGTTATCTTTGGTGGATCTGCTCGGATCCGGtcttcgttcatgtgtcttcaAGTTGTATCCTTTGATCTACTCTTCTCTCAGCGGCGATTGCTGTTTTGGTGCGCtgatcctatggggccttagcgcGATGACTTCCCGTTTGTCtgctacaacaagttttgcccctCTCCAATGAGTGAGGGGCAATAACGGCTACATGCCATTGGATCACTTCAATGGTTGTAGTCGTCGCAAAATGGTCTACTGATGGTCTGCTATTGCTAGGGTTTACTTGTAGCTTTTCCGAAGTAAGAGTACCGATCCCATAGGGAGTACAAGAATCAGCCATTCAACTAGCAATGCCTGCAAGTTAAATGAAATCCAAAGCAATAGTAGTATGGGTGAAAGTGGTGTAGCGAACAAAGAAGTAAAGTATTGAAATAAACTAAAGTAACAAGAGACGTGAATGAAAGTTTTTGAAATTGATAGGACTAAGGCGTTCCTAAGGAGTCAGGCTTAGAGGTTTGCTCGTCCCCGAGCAAATACGGCAGTTTGTAAGAAAGCGGTCATCTTGATTACGAGATGCAGATAACGAAAATGAACGAGTCCATCCAATGATTCAAGAATTCatatctactatatctaaataggagcTCCCCACTACCAGATTTTCCTGCCCTCTCATGCATGCACGTCACCATATATTCTTTCAACGATTTGATTAACTACAAGTGGCTCAAATCTGCAGCCCAAAGACTTGACCTCCCCGTGTACCATGCCCCTCCCGTTGGCTGCTCCTTCgtcgggtcctggcctcccgagaacGCGTCTCTTTACCGGAAAAGAATTCTTCAACTCCCCAATTCACGCGCCGGCTTCTTCTCCTTCCCTGCCAACGCTCTCAATGCCAAATTCTATTACTCATCAGTTATCATGCATCTCCTCCTCTACCATCCCCATCTCCATGACGCCATTCGCCTCCCAATCCAGATCCATCTCTTCTACAAACCGATCCATGCGTTCGCCCATGGGATTCTCCATGGATCCCACCTCTCTTACCCGGCCTTCTGTAATCCCATGACATAGCATCTTCCATTCGTCCGGCGTGGTCGAGGCATCCTCACGGGGCATGGGCCTGAGTTGTGGCGTGATGGCAATGAGGTATCCCAAATCAGCAGCACCTGGGAGGCGACATGCAGCCGACGGGTATGGGGTGGGCGGCGCGGGGTTGGTGGCGTTGGTGGCGTTGGTGACGCACAGTGGCGCGAGCGCTTGGCGATGATTGAAACCAATCCAAGCCAGTAAGTTTTTATTTTTTAGATAATCCAAACCAGTAAGTTGCAGCCGTAGCCTTGCACATGCTTTTTTGGATTCTGATATATTAGATCACTTCTATTTCTACCTTCAGTCATGGGCTACACTACGCTGCTAAATTATTCTGCACACATTTTTGTATCTGAACAGGGATGAATTGCATGTACGAATTTGATTGCCATGGATCTTTCACTTGGACTTGAGGTAGTTAATTCCTCTGCTCAGTTTCATTTGCAAGCATAATTAGTATAATTCACATTCATATCTGCATTTTTTTCCCTAGCGCCACCACAAGTACTTAAGTATTTTGATCTGCCTTGGTCGTCCACGCTCATGTCTGCTGCCTGCTGGTACTACCGTGCTTGAGGGGATGAATCTGGAGGCCTCTCCATAGCGGACTTCCTATTTCAATCCCGCTGCTGTATCAGGTTTCGTTCAGAACCACCACCNNNNNNNNNNNNNNNNNNNNNNNNNNNNNNNNNNNNNNNNNNNNNNNNNNNNNNNNNNNNNNNNNNNNNNNNNNNNNNNNNNNNNNNNNNNNNNNNNNNNNNNNNNNNNNNNNNNNNNNNNNNNNNNNNNNNNNNNNNNNNNNNNNNNNNNNNNNNNNNNNNNNNNNNNNNNNNNNNNNNNNNNNNNNNNNNNNNNNNNNNNNNNNNNNNNNNNNNNNNNNNNNNNNNNNNNNNNNNNNNNNNNNNNNNNNNNNNNNNNNNNNNNNNNNNNNNNNNNNNNNNNNNNNNNNNNNNNNNNNNNNNNNNNNNNNNNNNNNNNNNNNNNNNNNNNNNNNNNNNNNNNNNNNNNNNNNNNNNNNNNNNNNNNNNNNNNNNNNNNNNNNNNNNNNNNNNNNNNNNNNNNNNNNNNNNNNNNNNNNNNNNNNNNNNNNNNNNNNNNNNNNNNNNNNNNNNNNNNNNNNNNNNNNNNNNNNNNNNNNNNNNNNNNNNNNNNNNNNNNNNNNNNNNNNNNNNNNNNNNNNNNNNNNNNNNNNNNAATATGTTTTCTAGCTGCTATGCCGCCAGAGTACCTACAGCAGTTAAGCTAAGCCGCTGATTTTTTTTGTCAGCCAATGTTACTTTCCTAATATTGATGTTCCGAATATATATATAATTGGCTTTTGTGCTCTGCATTCTGACGCTGTCTTTTTGGATTGTGACGCGAATTTTGTTTTGGCACATTCAGGAAAAAGTGCATGGTTTAAACCATGTTTATCTTGATTGCAGGTTTAAACAATAGGGGATCCGACACATGGCTCACATGGGTGTCATACTTTGCATTTGTTTGAGGGCATGTTCATCTTGATTTCTTTTGGATTCAACAAGAAATGAAAGAAAAAAATACATTGGCATTCAACCGTCTAGGGTCGTCAATTTATATGAAGTAAGATTGTTTATTCTAAGTGCTCACCATATTTTTTTACATTATTGATTCTCAAGTCACCGGGCCAGGTAATCCCATGTTATTATGATATTTTTTCATTAACATTAATGTTTCAGTTGCTGTGAATACAATTATTCACTTTGGAGTTATCTGGAGAAGTATGCAAACAACATGTTCTGTTCTCATGATCGCACAATTTGTATCCAAAAACTATTGCATCAAGTCCAATTTCTATATCTCACAAAAGGTAGTACAGTAGCATATACATGTAATAAAAATTACGCTTGAGCAACTAATAACTTATGAGTGATCCATGTTGCCCTCTTCTAATATGCAAAAGTACACATGTTTCTCTCATCACCATTTTTGCAATTGAATAAGAATGTGTCAGCTACTTTGTCAGAGATTGTCGTCCAAACATGCTATTTTGCTTCAAACTATGGTTTACTCAAGATGACATATTTATGGTTTCCTCATGGTGTTTGCGTGCGACTTTGCTTTGTAACTAAGTTTATACATTTTTAGTTATTTTATATTTGTTGTTGTTCTGGGGAGTTGACAAGTGGAAGACCTTCTCGACTATATAGCCATTCATA
This window of the Triticum aestivum cultivar Chinese Spring chromosome 5D, IWGSC CS RefSeq v2.1, whole genome shotgun sequence genome carries:
- the LOC123125927 gene encoding uncharacterized protein produces the protein MSSSRRINRVVLRKHVPIFDAEEKEQENAILARATKDWAGVKDGSWILDQFSLDAHLVEPPELSTLYVRAKIEARERGIKCIFESMAENFILMRLLLGDRDYGLVYDGAKNTLSLLPRVPGANTNYFMACLMTPTVFPVPFELLERPAVLPRKDGSYDLLNVGFFWERYDGGWQWSGRGILFRWSSRGPAEWTKQVARLSPQIRLPREHPERPLHEADVVFTFKGKVFWADLLHGAIVCDMISAGTRDDDHVELDLPEECQGRDFWNSCPNPKEHRTMGPVRDSIKFISIVTADGETPRDNTRPADVVLRSWTLAPDLRSWTRDDDMELPLTLLLESEAYKCQGLPVAVPQHPYLKPDEEGVLYLSLGDYYVDKRRRPRLCMKVEYLISIDMRRKSLLFHSHIKDGFAPPKGKMNRLL